In Actinotignum schaalii, the sequence GGGTGGGAATCATAGTAATTTTGGTGGTTCCGGTACGCTTCGGCTGCCAGCCGATTACGCATTTCCTGCCACGCTTCTGGCCAGCGCGGATCATGGGGCTCGATTTTCCCAACCGTGAAGCGCCGGATCCGCATCTCCTCCAGAATCCGCAGGTAGGCCAGGGTGTAATCGAAAACGTTAATGGCGATTCCAATGGTGTTCTTTTTCTTGGCGAAGAACTTACTCTTCTCGCCGGCGTAAAGCCCAAAAGAAACTCCGGTATAAACGATCCGTGTTATATCAGCGAAGTAGACCTCTCGATAGGGAAATGGAGGGAACCTATACCAGGTCTTTTCATTATCCACACCCAGCCGCCGTTTGTAGCCAACCCACAGGAACCAAGAACAAAAAACCATCATGATGGGGCCCAAAATGATTCCAAGGGCGGCATCATCAGGACGACTTGCTTCATCGCTGGTAACAAGCGCAATTAAGGTCACCGCTATTAAAACTTCACATGTCCACCCAAAGGTAAGGCCCATCTTTTTGTGCGAGAACACCCGCGGCTCGCGCGGATACTTGCTCATTTTCCGTAGAGCGCGCTGGATCGAGGGCGCGGCAGCAACCAAAGCACCTACCGGAAAGGACATGAGGAACCTCCAACTCAGGAGCCACAGCGGCTACCGCGTCTCAGTCGAATGATCGATTGGATACGGCTACCAATTCCATGCCCCATCCACCACTAACGGTACGACGCGGAGCTTCTCCCTCGCTACCCCTTTTCACCACAACCGCCACGGCCTCCCGCACATACAAGCAGGTGACCAAGTGCATTGTGATGTTCTTGGTAGCAAGCAGCCATTTTCACCAGTGAGTCGCAGCACCGGGAGCGCTCCGAAGCATTGCCCTTTCTCCGATATCCAGACCGCCACCCAGGCAACCTCGTAGCACTCTCATTCAATTCTGCACCACACCGCCGCCAGTCATAACCAACCGCCGCCGACCCACTCCAATAGCCCCGGAAAAACCCGATATTCCCAATTCCCGAAAATACTAAAATCCCCTTTCGTGAAAATAATTCACATCACCCCCACCCAATAAACTTTGTGCTATAACAGACCGCCACGAAAACTACGCCTGCCGTCACCACAAACACCCGACAAATCACCCAATAACCGCATACTAACTGCGAAAATACCCACGCTCACGCCCCGCAAAACCCAGCCTCCCCGACCGTTTATCCCACTCGAACCCAACCATATTACGGCTATAATGCGTAATAAATTGAGCATTTATGGCACGTCTTTCCGCGGCTCGGAGCTGCCCGGATTCCTACCGCTTCGGAAGATTCCTCTCGCGGCCCCGGTAAATCCCGGCCCAGCCGCTCCGACCCACTGCGGAACAGACCCCGCCGCGCTCCTCAACCAACAGCATCACAACGAATGGATGACACATGAAGAAATCACTGACAAGCTTCGGGAGCGCCGCCCTGGTGGCCGCGCTCGCCGGGGTGGGATTACTTCTGCCCGCCACGGCCGGAGCTACGAACACCCAGCTCACCTTTAACGTCCGCTCGCTCACGGGCGGCGCGGTCAATTGCCAGGGCGCGGATACCTGCGTGGAGAAGATCGGCGACGTCGCCCACGTAACCTACACGGTGCAAACCACTCCCCTGGTCGTTTCCTCGGACCGCATCCAGACCGCGCGCGGCACCTCCATTTTCGTGCCCGCGGTCCTGGAAAACGTGAAGCTCACTCTTACCAGCGTCCCGGACAAGGCTTGGGAGGTTGCGGAACAATCGGATCCTCGTATTACGACGACGACACCCGTCAAGCCCGTGGATCAGCCCCTCCCCGTTATTGAGATCAAGCGCAACTCCGAGGGCGAGCTCGAATCGCCGCTCAACGGCGGGCTGGTGTCCTCGGATGTGACCGATCCGGAATTGGGCGTCTGGCGAATTCCGGCTGGTACCGCTAAGGCCGGGGATGCGCCGTCGTACTTCGGCTACAACGGACCGGTGAAAAATATGGAGCTGTACGACGAATACACCTTCGGCGTGAACGAGCCCGGGGTGTACACGATCAAGGTGGAAGGCGATGTGACTGTGCAGTCCGAGCTGACCGTGCTGCCGATCCGCGCCACCAATAAGCTCTGGAAGTGCTCCCAGGAAGGCGGCGGGCCCGGGTCGTGGGAAGAGGGCTGCCAGCCACTCACGGATTATGACTGGGGCCAGATGGATGAGCTTCCTAAGTATTCGCTCACGGATGCAGCCACGAATACGTTCCTCGCCGGGCATCACACCCCGGCGGGCCTGACCGGCTCGACCCAGTGCATTGTGACCGGGGAGTCGGGCCGCGCCGACCTCATCGGCACGGATACCGGGGAATCCCAGGCTGTGCATAATCTCTACAGCCAGGTTTTCGCGCTGCGGTACAACCCCGCTGTTACGTATTATTTGAGCGGCGTGAATGAGGATGGCTGCGACCAGGCGGCTGCCGTCGTGAAGGTGTGCGCGAAACCCGCGCCGGAGGACAAGAAGCCCGGCGCTCCTGACGCCTCCGGTGAGGACGCCCCGATCATCCCGGGCGCAAAACCCACCGCTCCGGGCACGCCTGGCACGCAGCCAACTGCCCCGGAAACTCCGGGTACCGAGCCGACCGTTCCGGGTGCACCTGGTACCGAGCCCACCGATCCGGGTACCGAGCCCACTACTCCCGAAATGCCCGATAGCGGAACTCCGGGCACCCCGGATACGCAGCCGACTACTCCGGGCACGCCGGATAATTCGGAGACCCCCGGCGATCCTGCGCCGAGCTCCCCGGGTAGCGATACTCCCACAACGCCGAGCACTCCCAGCGCTCCCAGCGTGACTCCGACCGCGCCCGGCACAACGCCCACTGCCCCGGGTACCCCAAGCACTCCGGGCAACCAAACCCCGGGAACGCCCGGTACATCAGGAACGCCAGAAGCACCCGGCACTCCGGCCAGCACACCCGCCACTGACAACCCCAGCACGAATCCGTCCGACGGCCCGCAGCTGACGAAGAAGCGCACGCAGCCCCAGCTGCAACGCACCGGCGCCTCGGCCGTCTTTGGCCTGGCAGCCGCCGCGACCTTGCTCCTCGTGGGCATCCCGGTGGTCACGCGCAGCCGAGCCAAGCACACGGCATAACGCGCCATAACCGCAACGCGGGAGAGGGCCGGTCACCAGACCGCGCCTTCTCCCGCGTTTGTTTTCCGTGCACCAACCACGTATTCAACCACCCCATTCGCAGTGGAAGCACGGAACTTGCCACGAATACCTCACCGCTACTTCCTTGACTAATGTAGCTTGCAGACTACAATTAGGTCATGGAGATGCTTTCCAGTAGCTTGTTTGATGCGTGGCTAGACAAGCTGAAAGACAAACACGCGCAGCGGCGTATCTTGCACGCAATAGCCAGATGCGAAGCTCACGGAATGATGCTAGGAGATATCAAACCTGTTGGCGGAAAAGTCAGCGAGATGAGATTTCATTTCGGTTCGGGCTACCGGGTGTACTACACGCAGCTAGGTACAGTAACGGTTTTCCTGTTAGCCGGCGGAGATAAATCCAGCCAAAGCAGCGACATTCAGGTAGCGCAAGAACTGGCAAAACAGCTCAGGGAGGAACAACCATGACCAAGGTAACTTTTTCAACTTTCGACGCAAGCAAATACCTTGATAGTCAAGAAGCAATGAATGACTACCTTGCTATTGCTCTCGAAGATGGCGACACAAAAACCGTGCAGGTAGTTTTGCGCGATATTGCCCGGGCTCGCGGCATGAGCCAGCTCGCTAAAGATACTGAACTCAACCGCGAATCGCTCTATAAATCACTGTCAAAAGACGGCAATCCGTCCTTTGCTACTATCACGAAAATCATGAAAGCCCTCGGACTGAAAATAACGCTTGCTCCCCAAAACGTCTAGTTCCCGGTTACCATCTCGAATCACACCAGCCCAGGTTCCTTCGATCCGTGTCACGGTTACGTTGTCGCTGCAATCGCGTTATTGGAACGACGACGGCGCTAGCCCGCTACGCCCTCAGCCGCGCAGATAGGCTCAGCTCCGAACGGTAACCGCCCCGGCCCGTCAGCGTAAGCAAGCGGAGAGGCACGGATTCAGGCTCATGCGCCACGCATATCCTCGCCCAGGCTGGATGGTGCGGAACCGTGGTGGATTCCGCACCCATTCAGCGCATACAGCAGGAGCCGCCCGCGTAGCGAACGGCCCCAGATACTCCTTCAACATCGTGGTTGATGAGTAATGTCAATCTACCATGCGAAAGGCTTCCCGGGCTGTTTCCACGAATACCTCACCAGCCCGCCCCAGCCGTGCCTGCTTGCTCCACGCCAATACACACCGCAAACCAACCAGCCAATCAAGAGGCACAAACACCAAACCCGCGCCCGAAACACCCGTCGCACCAGCCGGCACCGAGCCCCCCGAACCCACCACATTCTCCACACGTACCGTGTTCCCTGCAACGGCATTCTCCAAGACGATAGCCTCACCAACCCCAGCCTCAACCAGCCGGCACGCCACCCGCCCAGACCCATACCGGCCCACCACATCCAACTGGTTTTCCTTATCCAACCAATACCCCAACTCCCGACTCCCCTCGCTCGGTAACAACAACGCTCGCTTTGTTATATCCGCACGCCGCACCGACTCCCGACCCGCCACATCACTTTCCTTACGGGTAAGCAGTCCCCACCGGTCCTCACCCGGCAACGCTAACGTCTCCCAAGACTCGCACTCCCAGGAGGCATCCAACACCGCGAAAGACGCCCCACCCTCAACCAGCATGCGAGCCGCTTGCTCCCTCCCACACGCCACTACCTCGAAACTAATCCCCGGATACTCCTGCCGCACCCGCCCCATCACAGTTGCGAGACTCTCCAGGGCGCTAGACTCGCGTCCCACAATCACGATCCGCCCGCGTGGGTCATCCACCACCCCTCGTATCTCGCTCACGGTTTTATCCACCAACCCAAGAATCTGAGTCGAGCGCTCAACCAGGTGCCAGCCCGCCTCAGTGAGTTCACTACCCCGCCCAGCCCTTTGGGTGAGCCGATACCCGACTTCTTCTTCTAACAACTGGATACGTTTCACAACCGCCGCGGTAGTACACCCACACTGGCGGGCTACCGCGTCCATCGTCCCCAGCCTCGAATACGATACGAGGGTTTCTAATAACTCAAGCCTCACCACAACACCCGTCTTCTAACACCACAAAAACCACCCGCCCACAGGCCCTACACGCGTTCACTACACAAAATGGGGAAACTACGCCGTCCCCACCCACCGCAATCAAAACTGCACGGGTAGCGCAATCAAAACTGCACGCCAAGCGCAATCCGAATTGCACGCCTAGCGCCACCACAACTGCATGGCTAGCGCAATGGAAATAAGTGGGGGGTGGTAGGTAAACCAGTTTCGTACATTCACCTACCACCCCCAGCCCCCCCTACATATTCAAGGGGCTAGCCGATATGGCTCTTATATCTTTTTAGTTACGACGACGCTGCCAGGCCATCAGCCCACCAGCCAGCATGAACGCTACCGCTAGGCCAGCCATGCCCGTCGTAGCCGCACCAGTAACAGGCAGGGCCTTAGCGCTGGTCTTGGGTTTGCCGATCTTCACGGTAAACGAATCCAATTCTTTACCCTTACCGTCATTGACCGTGATGGTGATCTTCTCACCAGGCTTCGCACCCTCACCCGGGGTAACAGTGATAGACCCATCCGGGTTGAGTGTTGCCGTGCCGGGGCCGTTCACCGTCACCGTGGTTCCACCAGGTACCTCGCCGCCCTTGTTAGGAACGTCAACCTTCTTACCCGGGCCAGTCAGGCTATCGTCCCAGTCCGGGCCGGGTTTCGGCTCCGTAATCGTCACAGTGATGTTATCGAGAGGGTTGCCTACCTTATCGACCACCTTGACCGTGATCTTTTCACCAGGTGTTGCTCCCTCACCCGGGGCGACAGTAATAGACCCGTCAGGGTTCAACACCGCAGTCCCCGGACCAGTAACTTCCGTCTTTGTGCCCTCAGGGATCTCGCCCTTCTTCTTTTCAACGGTTACCGGGTTGCCTGGGGTCGTAGACCCATCATCCCAATCCGGTGTATCAATCACCTTCACCGGTACAGTAACAACCGGCTTATCAGGCGTCGGATACACCGGTGTCACCTCGACAGGCGGAGTCAACAGACCAGGTGTCTTACCCTCAGGGATAGTGATGGTGATCTTGCAATCCTTATCCACCGTAATGGTCACTCCGTCAGCGCGGGTTACCGGGCCGGTGGGTTCACATTGGGCCGGGTTATCGGGTCCGTTGATCGGATCAATAATGATCTTGCCTCCCGGCGGGACAGGTGTCGGATCCGGATAGACCGGTACACCGGTACCGGCCATACAGACTTTCACCTCGTCCTCGTTCATATCCCGAACCTGAGACTCAGTCTTAGTAGTAGCATTCTCCGGATCCAGAACCCACTTCTTCGCCACGCTATCCCACTTATACGGCGTGGTTGTCACCGTCCTGGTCTGAGTAACTTTACGGGTAGCACAATCCTTCGCACCATCCTCAGCCGAGTCGGCCCATTCGGTTTCTTCAACCTTCACGCCGGGGTTGACGGTGCATTCTTGCAACTCGCTATCTGTCATATCCCGAACCTGAGTTTCGGTCGCGGTCACGGCCTTCTCAGTATCCGCAACCCACTTCTTGGTAGCCGCATCCCACTTATAGGGCGTGGTCGTCACACTGCGAGACTGCTTGACCTTGCCGGTCTGGCAGTCCTT encodes:
- a CDS encoding type II toxin-antitoxin system RelE/ParE family toxin; its protein translation is MEMLSSSLFDAWLDKLKDKHAQRRILHAIARCEAHGMMLGDIKPVGGKVSEMRFHFGSGYRVYYTQLGTVTVFLLAGGDKSSQSSDIQVAQELAKQLREEQP
- a CDS encoding substrate-binding domain-containing protein, with protein sequence MSEIRGVVDDPRGRIVIVGRESSALESLATVMGRVRQEYPGISFEVVACGREQAARMLVEGGASFAVLDASWECESWETLALPGEDRWGLLTRKESDVAGRESVRRADITKRALLLPSEGSRELGYWLDKENQLDVVGRYGSGRVACRLVEAGVGEAIVLENAVAGNTVRVENVVGSGGSVPAGATGVSGAGLVFVPLDWLVGLRCVLAWSKQARLGRAGEVFVETAREAFRMVD
- a CDS encoding addiction module antidote protein — protein: MTKVTFSTFDASKYLDSQEAMNDYLAIALEDGDTKTVQVVLRDIARARGMSQLAKDTELNRESLYKSLSKDGNPSFATITKIMKALGLKITLAPQNV